The DNA window GGCCATTCAGGAGAGTGATTTTGACCCGGACCCAGTGTTGGTTGCGGCAGGTAACCAAGCATTGATGGAGTTTCTTGCTCGCAATGACTTTGTCGCCACGACTAAGACCGTTGGGATAAAGGAATGATAATTGGCCTTTGTACTGGTCTTTTCCATCGACAGAAACTACAGCGGCACAGGGCGAAGAGCATTTATATAGTTGCTACGGCGGGGTTCGCTGGTGGACGCAGGGGAGACGCCTGTCTCCCCCAGTTAACTTAACCCAGCAGCAGGGGGCTGTGGGTTTTGGCTATGACCAGCATCAGTACAAACAGGCCACTGGCGATACCGCCAAGTACCAGTCTTTGTGGGGCGGCGGCGCGGGGCCTGAAGGCCGCCATGGCGAAGCCGACATAGATCACCAGTAAGGCCAGTTTTTCGGTGAGCCAGGCATCGGCAACCGGATATTGGCCGACGGCAATGCACAGGGCAAAGGCGCTGACCAGCATCAACAGGGTCAGCAGCTTGTGGGCCTTGAAGGCCATGGCATTGTCGAGCATGACGGGCTTGCGCAGCCCCCAGTAAGTACGCAGCAGGAAGCTGAGAAAGGCGAGCGCCACCAGGGCCAGGTGGGCTTTGAGCAATATAGGGTACATGTTTGTCCTTTGTGTGTGGTTAAACGCTCGTTTAAATTATCTGCGACACAGCCCGCTGATGTTGATCCAGATCAAGTTTTATCGGGAATGGTGATCCGTCCTTGGACTCGCCATTGCGGCAGTTTGACTTGAGTGGTCGGAGCTGTTTGGCCATAATCGGGATCCACTTGTCAAAGGATGACCCATGTTCACATTGCACAGACTTCAGGGACACATACAGACCATCTACCTGGCCGAGTACGCCGACCGCCTGCTGCTGCTCGATGGTTGCTGCCGTGCCGATGTCGGTCCCGTGTGTGACTTTATCCGTCAGCAGTTGAAGCGACCACTGACGGATCTGCACCTGATAGTGGTGACCCATATGCACCCGGATCATGCCGGTGGTGCCCACAAGCTGGCCCGCTTGAGTGGGGCGCTCATTGCCGCCGCCGATGTTCCGGGTCAATGGTACCGGGGCCTGGACGGTTTTATGATGCACCTGAGCGACATACTGCTGGCCAAGTGGGTTGCCAGCCGCATGAAGCGCCCCCAGCGCTGGCTCTGGTATCCACGGTTTCTGCGGCCGGATCTGCTGCTCAAGGATGACGAGCCCCTGCCGGGCTTTCCCGAGTGGCAGGCCTATCACTGCCAGGGACACAC is part of the Shewanella cyperi genome and encodes:
- a CDS encoding MBL fold metallo-hydrolase — protein: MFTLHRLQGHIQTIYLAEYADRLLLLDGCCRADVGPVCDFIRQQLKRPLTDLHLIVVTHMHPDHAGGAHKLARLSGALIAAADVPGQWYRGLDGFMMHLSDILLAKWVASRMKRPQRWLWYPRFLRPDLLLKDDEPLPGFPEWQAYHCQGHTDRDLALLHRPSGELYVADLLVRVRGRFIAPFPLFYPNRYRSSLLKVQALAPSRVLLAHGGEFPLSEINLEEVLASAPTVPMTHWRSVKAKVRQALFGKDAA
- a CDS encoding SirB2 family protein; protein product: MYPILLKAHLALVALAFLSFLLRTYWGLRKPVMLDNAMAFKAHKLLTLLMLVSAFALCIAVGQYPVADAWLTEKLALLVIYVGFAMAAFRPRAAAPQRLVLGGIASGLFVLMLVIAKTHSPLLLG